Proteins encoded in a region of the Planctomycetaceae bacterium genome:
- a CDS encoding amidohydrolase, translating into MRLLTGLAILLSACPGSADETDMAQTERIQKMAIDAVNQRRDESWKIAQQIWKAAEPGYQEVESSKRIADALQEAGFRMQRGVAEIPTAFTAEFGEGSPVIGILGEYDALPGLSQTASTDPEPRQDGNNYGHGCGHHLFGVASASAAMAVADQIRNGHLKGTVRFYGCPAEEGGSAKVFMVRDGLFGDCDAVFHWHPSSRNSAGDRSSLARIAVKFQFKGRSAHAAGSPEQGRSALDAVALTNHAAELMREHTPEGTRIHHVITSGGEAPNVVPAFAEVYYYVRHPEARVLRPLYERLEKCAKAGALGTETELTIKYEGGIREILPNQTLSTLMERNLQKLNDLEYTDEEMQFAVRMREQIPQPEPLESIRNVSNVSGTVGKGSTDVGDVSWIVPTSGFTTACWIPGTPGHSWQAVACGGTTIGEKGLHLAARTLAASTVELMRTPNLLQSAKDEWKQRTNGTTYEPLIPEGMKPPLNYRN; encoded by the coding sequence ATGAGGCTGTTAACCGGACTGGCAATTCTGCTTTCCGCGTGTCCTGGGTCTGCCGACGAAACTGACATGGCGCAGACGGAACGTATTCAGAAAATGGCGATCGACGCTGTGAATCAGCGACGTGACGAATCCTGGAAGATCGCACAACAAATCTGGAAAGCAGCTGAACCAGGTTATCAGGAAGTGGAGTCATCAAAGCGCATTGCCGACGCGCTGCAGGAGGCCGGTTTCCGAATGCAACGCGGCGTGGCCGAAATCCCGACGGCATTCACGGCTGAATTTGGCGAAGGAAGTCCCGTCATCGGAATTCTGGGAGAATACGACGCGCTGCCCGGGCTCAGCCAGACTGCGTCCACGGATCCGGAACCGCGACAGGACGGAAACAACTACGGGCACGGTTGTGGACACCACCTTTTCGGAGTGGCTTCGGCATCCGCAGCCATGGCTGTGGCAGATCAGATCCGAAATGGACACTTGAAAGGAACAGTTCGGTTTTACGGATGCCCTGCCGAAGAAGGTGGCAGCGCAAAGGTCTTCATGGTGCGTGACGGATTGTTTGGCGATTGCGACGCCGTTTTCCACTGGCATCCTTCCAGCAGGAATTCCGCCGGGGATCGAAGCAGCCTGGCACGCATCGCCGTGAAGTTTCAATTCAAAGGTCGCTCGGCTCACGCTGCGGGTTCCCCGGAACAGGGACGCTCCGCGCTCGACGCGGTTGCTTTAACGAACCATGCTGCGGAGCTGATGCGAGAACATACGCCGGAAGGAACCCGCATTCATCACGTCATCACGTCCGGTGGCGAAGCCCCCAATGTTGTGCCAGCTTTCGCAGAAGTCTATTACTACGTCCGCCATCCGGAGGCTCGCGTACTGCGGCCGCTGTATGAACGGCTGGAAAAATGCGCGAAAGCAGGCGCGCTGGGAACAGAAACCGAACTGACCATCAAGTATGAAGGTGGTATCCGGGAGATCCTGCCCAATCAGACACTCTCGACCCTGATGGAACGCAATCTGCAGAAACTGAACGACCTGGAATATACGGACGAAGAAATGCAGTTCGCAGTTCGCATGCGTGAACAAATCCCGCAACCGGAACCTTTGGAATCCATCCGGAACGTCAGCAACGTCAGCGGTACTGTTGGCAAAGGATCGACCGATGTTGGTGACGTCAGCTGGATCGTACCGACATCCGGATTCACAACTGCCTGCTGGATACCCGGTACCCCGGGACATTCCTGGCAGGCCGTCGCCTGCGGCGGGACAACCATTGGAGAGAAGGGTTTGCACCTGGCAGCGCGGACGCTCGCGGCATCTACCGTAGAGCTTATGCGAACCCCAAATCTGCTGCAGTCTGCGAAAGACGAATGGAAGCAACGAACAAACGGGACCACTTATGAGCCGCTGATTCCGGAAGGAATGAAACCACCGCTCAACTATCGCAACTAA